In a single window of the Mugil cephalus isolate CIBA_MC_2020 chromosome 6, CIBA_Mcephalus_1.1, whole genome shotgun sequence genome:
- the LOC125009462 gene encoding dimethylaniline monooxygenase [N-oxide-forming] 2-like isoform X3 produces the protein MVRRVAVVGAGSSGLVCIKTCVEEGLEPVCFESSDDIGGLWKFKETLDPERSSIYRSLVVNTSKEMMCFSDFPMPADYPNYMHNSQLLQYFRLYAEHFDLLRYINFQTSVRSVTQRPDFSVSGQWEVLTINSSGQEEKHVFDAVLVCSGHYTHPALPLSDFPGHDTFSGRCFHSWEYKDADACRGKRVVVVGIGNSGGDIAVEISRSAQKVRRKLLKLQDPQLLCLHPAFLSSQTFLSTREGAWVIGRMSHSGLPLDMTGITRLNNILTQRLPKALVNWVAERALNQKYDHRLYGLKPRHRLLDRRPLINDDLPGRVLQGALVMKPNLKGFKESGVVFEDGTVEEDIHAVVFCTGYKGNFPFLPSALSEGPNGELTLYKRLFPPSLQQPTLAIMGLFQTKGPIMPIVEMQARWAVKVFTGVSWLPLKEKMLEVTESERSRYMKSFKCPRAAALQVEYISYLDFMAEQVFDQTS, from the exons ATGGTTCGACGTGTGGCGGTGGTTGGAGCAGGGAGTTCAGGCCTGGTCTGTATCAAGACCTGTGTGGAGGAGGGCTTGGAGCCGGTCTGCTTTGAAAGTAGTGATGACATTGGTGGCCTGTGGAAGTTTAAG GAGACACTAGACCCAGAGCGATCCAGCATCTACCGTTCCTTGGTGGTCAACACCTCTAAAGAGATGATGTGTTTCAGTGATTTCCCCATGCCTGCTGACTACCCAAACTACATGCACAACTCCCAGCTGCTACAGTACTTCAGACTTTACGCTGAGCACTTTGACCTGCTCAGATACATTAACTTTCAG ACCTCAGTGAGGAGTGTTACACAAAGGCCAGATTTCTCCGTGTCAGGTCAGTGGGAAGTGCTAACCATAAACAGCAGTGGTCAGGAAGAGAAGCACGTCTTTGACGCGGTTCTGGTGTGTTCAGGTCACTACACACACCCAGCCCTGCCCTTGTCTGATTTTCCAG GACATGACACTTTTTCTGGCAGGTGTTTTCACAGCTGGGAGTATAAAGACGCGGACGCCTGCCGTGGaaagagggtggtggtggtcggCATTGGGAACTCTGGAGGAGATATTGCTGTAGAGATTAGTAGATCTGCCCAGAAAGTAAGACGGAAATTGTTAAAACTACAAGACCCACAGCTCTTGTGTTTACACCCAGCCTTTTTGTCTTCCCAGACATTTCTCAGCACACGCGAGGGGGCCTGGGTGATCGGCAGGATGTCCCACAGTGGCCTTCCTCTGGACATGACAGGCATCACCAGGCTCAACAACATCCTCACACAGCGTCTCCCCAAGGCCTTGGTCAACTGGGTGGCAGAGAGAGCGCTGAACCAGAAATATGACCACAGACTGTACGGCCTCAAACccagacacag ACTTTTGGACAGAAGGCCTTTGATCAATGATGACCTTCCTGGTCGTGTTCTTCAGGGGGCACTAGTCATGAAGCCCAATCTAAAAGGCTTCAAGGAATCGGGAGTAGTGTTTGAAGATGGCACAGTAGAGGAGGACATCCATGCTGTGGTCTTTTGTACAGGTTATAAAGGAAACTTTCCATTCCTGCCCTCAGCTTTGTCTGAAGGTCCTAATGGAGAGTTGACATTGTACAA gAGACTGTTTCCTCCGTCCCTCCAACAGCCCACATTGGCCATCATGGGTCTTTTCCAAACAAAAGGACCAATCATGCCCATAGTGGAAATGCAGGCACGGTGGGCGGTTAAGGTCTTTACAG GTGTGAGCTGGCTTCCGCTTAAGGAGAAAATGCTGGAAGTCACTGAGTCAGAGAGAAGCAGATACATGAAAAG CTTTAAGTGCCCACGAGCAGCTGCTCTGCAGGTGGAATACATCTCATACTTGGACTTCATGGCTGAGCAG GTGTTCGACCAAACCTCCTGA
- the LOC125008844 gene encoding flavin-containing monooxygenase 5-like, producing the protein MPRRVAVVGGGSSGLACIKCCLDEGLEPVCFESSDDIGGLWRFKETPEPDRASIYHSVIINTSKEMMCFSDFPIPAHFPNFMHNSLIMDYFRMYADHFKLVKHIRFHTRVLQVKKRSDFSHSGEWDVETENKDGKKEKHIFDAVMICIGHHCIPNMPLEDFPGIDTFKGKYFHSRDYKTPEEWRNKKVVVIGIGNSGGDIAVELSRVTKQLYLSTRRGAWVLNRVGDNGMPLDLLFNRITDTATKLFPFGFMCSLVEGQLNRRFDHALYNLKPKHRLFSQHPTVNDELPNRILSGTIQVKPNIRRFHGSSVEFDDGSVVEDVDLVVFATGYKFSFPFLASHVVSVSENKAALYKYVFPPEIERPTLAIIGLVQPLGAIMPISEMQARWATRVFKGCIKLPSADAMLKDIQNKKEEMAKRYVTSQRHTIQVDYIKYMDEIAEQVGVRPNLLRMLLTEPRLGLSVIFGPCTPYQYRLRGPGKWAGARQAIFTQWERVAKPMQTRCCDEPQPKRSFKWLFLLTTAGAVGLAVYFNKNNLPAVLQDPSALLDRIKQYLPIQ; encoded by the exons ATGCCGCGTCGTGTGGCCGTGGTTGGAGGCGGTAGCTCAGGACTAGCTTGTATCAAGTGCTGTCTGGATGAAGGACTGGAGCCTGTCTGCTTCGAAAGCAGCGATGACATCGGCGGTCTGTGGAGGTTCAAG GAGACCCCGGAGCCAGACAGAGCGAGCATCTACCACTCTGTCATCATCAACACCTCCAAGGAGATGATGTGTTTCAGTGACTTTCCCATCCCTGCACACTTCCCAAACTTCATGCACAACTCCCTCATCATGGACTACTTCCGGATGTATGCTGACCACTTCAAGCTCGTCAAGCACATACGCTTTCAT ACCAGAGTGTTGCAGGTGAAGAAGAGATCAGATTTTTCTCATTCAGGCGAGTGGGATGTTGAAACAGAGAACAAGGATGGCAAAAaggagaaacacatttttgatgCTGTGATGATCTGTATTGGACATCACTGCATACCCAACATGCCTCTCGAAGACTTCCCAG gcATTGACACCTTCAAGGGAAAGTATTTCCACAGCAGAGACTACAAGACTCCAGAGGAGTGGAGGAATAAAAAGGTTGTAGTGATTGGAATAGGAAACTCTGGAGGAGACATAGCAGTGGAACTGAGCAGAGTCACTAAGCAG CTTTACCTGAGCACTCGAAGGGGAGCCTGGGTGCTGAACAGAGTTGGGGACAACGGGATGCCCCTTGATTTGTTATTCAACAGGATTACGGATACTGCAACCAAACTTTTTCCCTTTGGTTTCATGTGTTCTCTGGTTGAGGGCCAGCTGAACCGAAGATTTGACCATGCCCTGTATAACCTGAAGCCAAAGCACAG ATTGTTCAGCCAGCATCCCACCGTGAACGATGAGCTTCCCAACCGCATCCTATCTGGAACGATTCAAGTGAAACCCAACATCCGCAGATTTCACGGTTCCAGTGTGGAGTTTGATGATGGAAGTGTGGTGGAAGATGTTGACCTTGTG GTCTTTGCCACGGGTTACAAGTTTTCCTTTCCATTCCTGGCCTCACATGTTGTCTCAGTCTCTGAGAACAAAGCAGCACTGTACAAGTATGTGTTTCCCCCTGAGATTGAGCGGCCCACACTGGCTATTATTGGTCTAGTGCAGCCACTGGGAGCCATTATGCCCATCTCTGAGATGCAGGCCCGATGGGCCACACGTGTCTTTAAAG GCTGCATAAAGCTTCCCTCAGCGGACGCCATGCTAAAAGACATTCAGAACAAGAAGGAAGAAATGGCTAAGAg GTATGTCACCAGTCAGAGGCACACCATCCAGGTTGACTATATCAAATACATGGATGAGATAGCGGAGCAGGTGGGCGTGCGACCCAACTTACTAAGGATGCTGCTGACTGAACCCAGGCTGGGACTGAGTGTGATATTTGGTCCCTGCACGCCATACCAGTATCGCCTCAGGGGGCCAGGAAAGTGGGCAGGGGCGCGTCAGGCCATCTTCACTCAGTGGGAGAGAGTAGCTAAGCCCATGCAGACCAGGTGCTGTGATGAGCCGCAACCGAAGAGATCTTTCAAGTGGCTTTTTCTTCTGACAACTGCTGGTGCTGTAGGCTTAGCTGTCTActttaacaaaaacaaccttCCAGCCGTCCTGCAGGATCCCAGTGCATTGTTGGACAGGATTAAACAATATCTGCCCATACAGTGA
- the LOC125009462 gene encoding flavin-containing monooxygenase 5-like isoform X1, which produces MVRRVAVVGAGSSGLVCIKTCVEEGLEPVCFESSDDIGGLWKFKETLDPERSSIYRSLVVNTSKEMMCFSDFPMPADYPNYMHNSQLLQYFRLYAEHFDLLRYINFQTSVRSVTQRPDFSVSGQWEVLTINSSGQEEKHVFDAVLVCSGHYTHPALPLSDFPGHDTFSGRCFHSWEYKDADACRGKRVVVVGIGNSGGDIAVEISRSAQKVRRKLLKLQDPQLLCLHPAFLSSQTFLSTREGAWVIGRMSHSGLPLDMTGITRLNNILTQRLPKALVNWVAERALNQKYDHRLYGLKPRHRLLDRRPLINDDLPGRVLQGALVMKPNLKGFKESGVVFEDGTVEEDIHAVVFCTGYKGNFPFLPSALSEGPNGELTLYKRLFPPSLQQPTLAIMGLFQTKGPIMPIVEMQARWAVKVFTGVSWLPLKEKMLEVTESERSRYMKSFKCPRAAALQVEYISYLDFMAEQIGVRPNLLTLLLRDPVLWVKVFCGPCTPYQYRLTGPGQWAGARHAILTQWERVSQPFRTRAVPEPEKGTSILGSPWLLALGGAVVMAALLSKTEIIATLQGAAQSVNRTAFVLRDVWYAV; this is translated from the exons ATGGTTCGACGTGTGGCGGTGGTTGGAGCAGGGAGTTCAGGCCTGGTCTGTATCAAGACCTGTGTGGAGGAGGGCTTGGAGCCGGTCTGCTTTGAAAGTAGTGATGACATTGGTGGCCTGTGGAAGTTTAAG GAGACACTAGACCCAGAGCGATCCAGCATCTACCGTTCCTTGGTGGTCAACACCTCTAAAGAGATGATGTGTTTCAGTGATTTCCCCATGCCTGCTGACTACCCAAACTACATGCACAACTCCCAGCTGCTACAGTACTTCAGACTTTACGCTGAGCACTTTGACCTGCTCAGATACATTAACTTTCAG ACCTCAGTGAGGAGTGTTACACAAAGGCCAGATTTCTCCGTGTCAGGTCAGTGGGAAGTGCTAACCATAAACAGCAGTGGTCAGGAAGAGAAGCACGTCTTTGACGCGGTTCTGGTGTGTTCAGGTCACTACACACACCCAGCCCTGCCCTTGTCTGATTTTCCAG GACATGACACTTTTTCTGGCAGGTGTTTTCACAGCTGGGAGTATAAAGACGCGGACGCCTGCCGTGGaaagagggtggtggtggtcggCATTGGGAACTCTGGAGGAGATATTGCTGTAGAGATTAGTAGATCTGCCCAGAAAGTAAGACGGAAATTGTTAAAACTACAAGACCCACAGCTCTTGTGTTTACACCCAGCCTTTTTGTCTTCCCAGACATTTCTCAGCACACGCGAGGGGGCCTGGGTGATCGGCAGGATGTCCCACAGTGGCCTTCCTCTGGACATGACAGGCATCACCAGGCTCAACAACATCCTCACACAGCGTCTCCCCAAGGCCTTGGTCAACTGGGTGGCAGAGAGAGCGCTGAACCAGAAATATGACCACAGACTGTACGGCCTCAAACccagacacag ACTTTTGGACAGAAGGCCTTTGATCAATGATGACCTTCCTGGTCGTGTTCTTCAGGGGGCACTAGTCATGAAGCCCAATCTAAAAGGCTTCAAGGAATCGGGAGTAGTGTTTGAAGATGGCACAGTAGAGGAGGACATCCATGCTGTGGTCTTTTGTACAGGTTATAAAGGAAACTTTCCATTCCTGCCCTCAGCTTTGTCTGAAGGTCCTAATGGAGAGTTGACATTGTACAA gAGACTGTTTCCTCCGTCCCTCCAACAGCCCACATTGGCCATCATGGGTCTTTTCCAAACAAAAGGACCAATCATGCCCATAGTGGAAATGCAGGCACGGTGGGCGGTTAAGGTCTTTACAG GTGTGAGCTGGCTTCCGCTTAAGGAGAAAATGCTGGAAGTCACTGAGTCAGAGAGAAGCAGATACATGAAAAG CTTTAAGTGCCCACGAGCAGCTGCTCTGCAGGTGGAATACATCTCATACTTGGACTTCATGGCTGAGCAG ATAGGTGTTCGACCAAACCTCCTGACCCTACTACTAAGAGACCCTGTGCTCTGGGTGAAGGTCTTCTGTGGTCCGTGCACTCCTTATCAGTATCGCCTCACTGGGCCTGGACAGTGGGCTGGTGCCCGACACGCCATCCTCACTCAGTGGGAGCGGGTTTCTCAGCCGTTCAGGACCAGAGCAGTTCCTGAACCTGAGAAAGGAACATCCATCCTGGGTTCTCCCTGGCTGCTGGCGCTAGGAGGAGCTGTTGTAATGGCTGCGCTTTTGTCGAAAACCGAGATCATCGCCACACTACAAGGAGCCGCTCAGAGTGTGAACAGAACCGCGTTTGTCCTGAGAGACGTGTGGTATGCTGTTTga
- the LOC125009462 gene encoding flavin-containing monooxygenase 5-like isoform X2, whose amino-acid sequence MVRRVAVVGAGSSGLVCIKTCVEEGLEPVCFESSDDIGGLWKFKETLDPERSSIYRSLVVNTSKEMMCFSDFPMPADYPNYMHNSQLLQYFRLYAEHFDLLRYINFQTSVRSVTQRPDFSVSGQWEVLTINSSGQEEKHVFDAVLVCSGHYTHPALPLSDFPGHDTFSGRCFHSWEYKDADACRGKRVVVVGIGNSGGDIAVEISRSAQKTFLSTREGAWVIGRMSHSGLPLDMTGITRLNNILTQRLPKALVNWVAERALNQKYDHRLYGLKPRHRLLDRRPLINDDLPGRVLQGALVMKPNLKGFKESGVVFEDGTVEEDIHAVVFCTGYKGNFPFLPSALSEGPNGELTLYKRLFPPSLQQPTLAIMGLFQTKGPIMPIVEMQARWAVKVFTGVSWLPLKEKMLEVTESERSRYMKSFKCPRAAALQVEYISYLDFMAEQIGVRPNLLTLLLRDPVLWVKVFCGPCTPYQYRLTGPGQWAGARHAILTQWERVSQPFRTRAVPEPEKGTSILGSPWLLALGGAVVMAALLSKTEIIATLQGAAQSVNRTAFVLRDVWYAV is encoded by the exons ATGGTTCGACGTGTGGCGGTGGTTGGAGCAGGGAGTTCAGGCCTGGTCTGTATCAAGACCTGTGTGGAGGAGGGCTTGGAGCCGGTCTGCTTTGAAAGTAGTGATGACATTGGTGGCCTGTGGAAGTTTAAG GAGACACTAGACCCAGAGCGATCCAGCATCTACCGTTCCTTGGTGGTCAACACCTCTAAAGAGATGATGTGTTTCAGTGATTTCCCCATGCCTGCTGACTACCCAAACTACATGCACAACTCCCAGCTGCTACAGTACTTCAGACTTTACGCTGAGCACTTTGACCTGCTCAGATACATTAACTTTCAG ACCTCAGTGAGGAGTGTTACACAAAGGCCAGATTTCTCCGTGTCAGGTCAGTGGGAAGTGCTAACCATAAACAGCAGTGGTCAGGAAGAGAAGCACGTCTTTGACGCGGTTCTGGTGTGTTCAGGTCACTACACACACCCAGCCCTGCCCTTGTCTGATTTTCCAG GACATGACACTTTTTCTGGCAGGTGTTTTCACAGCTGGGAGTATAAAGACGCGGACGCCTGCCGTGGaaagagggtggtggtggtcggCATTGGGAACTCTGGAGGAGATATTGCTGTAGAGATTAGTAGATCTGCCCAGAAA ACATTTCTCAGCACACGCGAGGGGGCCTGGGTGATCGGCAGGATGTCCCACAGTGGCCTTCCTCTGGACATGACAGGCATCACCAGGCTCAACAACATCCTCACACAGCGTCTCCCCAAGGCCTTGGTCAACTGGGTGGCAGAGAGAGCGCTGAACCAGAAATATGACCACAGACTGTACGGCCTCAAACccagacacag ACTTTTGGACAGAAGGCCTTTGATCAATGATGACCTTCCTGGTCGTGTTCTTCAGGGGGCACTAGTCATGAAGCCCAATCTAAAAGGCTTCAAGGAATCGGGAGTAGTGTTTGAAGATGGCACAGTAGAGGAGGACATCCATGCTGTGGTCTTTTGTACAGGTTATAAAGGAAACTTTCCATTCCTGCCCTCAGCTTTGTCTGAAGGTCCTAATGGAGAGTTGACATTGTACAA gAGACTGTTTCCTCCGTCCCTCCAACAGCCCACATTGGCCATCATGGGTCTTTTCCAAACAAAAGGACCAATCATGCCCATAGTGGAAATGCAGGCACGGTGGGCGGTTAAGGTCTTTACAG GTGTGAGCTGGCTTCCGCTTAAGGAGAAAATGCTGGAAGTCACTGAGTCAGAGAGAAGCAGATACATGAAAAG CTTTAAGTGCCCACGAGCAGCTGCTCTGCAGGTGGAATACATCTCATACTTGGACTTCATGGCTGAGCAG ATAGGTGTTCGACCAAACCTCCTGACCCTACTACTAAGAGACCCTGTGCTCTGGGTGAAGGTCTTCTGTGGTCCGTGCACTCCTTATCAGTATCGCCTCACTGGGCCTGGACAGTGGGCTGGTGCCCGACACGCCATCCTCACTCAGTGGGAGCGGGTTTCTCAGCCGTTCAGGACCAGAGCAGTTCCTGAACCTGAGAAAGGAACATCCATCCTGGGTTCTCCCTGGCTGCTGGCGCTAGGAGGAGCTGTTGTAATGGCTGCGCTTTTGTCGAAAACCGAGATCATCGCCACACTACAAGGAGCCGCTCAGAGTGTGAACAGAACCGCGTTTGTCCTGAGAGACGTGTGGTATGCTGTTTga